One genomic segment of candidate division KSB1 bacterium includes these proteins:
- a CDS encoding ABC transporter permease subunit, with the protein MKDIWIIFKREFAAYFYSPIAYVFSIIFIVLNCGLYMFHFFFFGNADMRAFFSALPVTLALIFIPAICMRLWSEEKKLGTIELLLTLPMKAEHVVLGKYLAGLAFYLVALAGTLAIPIMLLFLGKPDFGPIIGGYFGAVLLGAFYLAVGIFISGFFADQIVSLIITSLVCGFFALIGWQYVPMVIDGWFPGLGDFLYSYVGVTRHFNDIARGVIDVRSLVYFLSLSALFITLNIKYLDGRKY; encoded by the coding sequence ATGAAAGACATCTGGATCATTTTCAAACGGGAGTTCGCCGCCTACTTCTATTCACCCATAGCTTACGTGTTCAGCATCATCTTCATCGTGCTCAACTGCGGCTTGTACATGTTTCACTTCTTCTTCTTCGGCAACGCCGACATGCGCGCGTTCTTCTCGGCGCTGCCGGTGACCTTGGCGCTGATCTTCATCCCGGCCATCTGCATGCGCCTGTGGTCTGAGGAGAAGAAGCTGGGCACCATCGAACTGCTGCTCACGCTGCCCATGAAGGCCGAGCACGTGGTGCTGGGCAAGTACTTGGCCGGCCTTGCCTTCTACCTGGTGGCGCTGGCTGGCACGCTGGCGATTCCCATCATGCTGCTGTTCCTGGGCAAGCCGGACTTTGGGCCCATCATCGGTGGCTACTTCGGCGCGGTGCTCTTGGGCGCCTTCTACTTGGCGGTCGGCATCTTCATCTCCGGCTTCTTTGCCGACCAGATCGTTTCGCTGATTATTACCAGCCTGGTGTGCGGGTTCTTTGCCCTCATTGGCTGGCAGTACGTGCCGATGGTCATCGACGGGTGGTTCCCTGGTCTCGGCGATTTCTTGTACAGCTACGTGGGCGTCACCCGGCACTTTAACGACATCGCTCGCGGCGTGATTGACGTCCGCAGCCTCGTTTACTTCCTCTCCTTGAGTGCTCTGTTCATCACGTTGAACATCAAGTACCTGGATGGGAGAAAGTATTAG
- a CDS encoding ABC transporter ATP-binding protein: MIELQNLTKRYGLTTALEDVTCTIKKGEIVGFVGPNGAGKTTAMKIITTYTAPTSGTARVGGYDVLENPYDVRRIIGYLPETVPLYADMLVSEYLRFIGEARHLNGKLNERMAWVIEACGLESVLKRKIGVLSKGFRQRTCLAQALIHDPDVLILDEPTSGLDPLQIIGIRNLVKKLAHDKTIILSTHILPEVATVADRVLVINQGRLVADGNFEELRNKLATRTSLSLAVKAPRKEVEQRLKGLDNLLDVTFRDGGERGVTRCTLSYDAGKDLIADLNRVIREAQWDILEFHPEKLSLEDSFILLTQGGGAEERAGQPGKQAQA; the protein is encoded by the coding sequence ATGATCGAACTGCAGAACCTCACCAAGCGGTACGGCTTGACCACTGCCCTCGAGGATGTGACCTGCACGATCAAGAAGGGTGAGATCGTGGGTTTTGTGGGGCCGAACGGTGCCGGGAAGACCACGGCAATGAAGATTATCACTACCTACACGGCCCCCACCTCGGGGACGGCACGGGTGGGGGGCTACGACGTGCTGGAAAACCCCTACGATGTGCGCCGCATCATCGGGTACCTGCCGGAGACAGTGCCGCTGTACGCCGACATGTTGGTCTCCGAGTACCTCCGCTTCATTGGCGAGGCCAGGCACCTGAACGGCAAGCTGAACGAGCGCATGGCGTGGGTAATTGAGGCCTGCGGCCTGGAGTCGGTGCTCAAGCGCAAGATCGGCGTGCTGTCGAAAGGTTTTCGCCAGCGCACTTGCCTCGCCCAGGCGCTCATCCATGACCCAGATGTTCTGATTCTGGACGAGCCCACCTCGGGTCTTGACCCGCTGCAAATCATCGGCATCCGCAATCTGGTCAAGAAGTTGGCACACGACAAGACGATTATCCTCAGCACGCACATCTTGCCGGAGGTGGCCACAGTTGCGGATCGCGTGTTGGTAATCAACCAGGGCAGGCTGGTGGCCGACGGCAATTTCGAGGAGCTGCGCAACAAGCTGGCAACGCGCACGTCGTTGTCCTTGGCGGTGAAAGCGCCGCGCAAGGAGGTGGAGCAGCGCCTGAAGGGGCTGGACAATCTCCTGGACGTCACCTTCCGCGACGGTGGGGAGCGAGGCGTGACGCGCTGCACCCTCTCTTACGACGCGGGCAAGGACCTCATCGCGGATTTGAACCGCGTCATTCGTGAGGCCCAGTGGGACATTCTGGAGTTCCATCCGGAGAAGCTGTCGCTGGAGGACTCGTTCATCCTTCTCACCCAAGGCGGCGGCGCAGAGGAGCGCGCCGGGCAGCCTGGAAAGCAAGCTCAGGCGTAA
- a CDS encoding tetratricopeptide repeat protein — MRRSLVLSFALGLSLVLMGCAASHYGQAKSELRRQNYDAALLHLAIALEQRRADPLVLRDTGIALYGKEDYAAAISVLRRAFRLDSTDARTLFYLGSAYELTGDLDGAIDMYRRYTRVGGMSQMRRALEGRLQVLLRRRLAEQARQALANEAALDTVRIPHNAVAVLNFARLGGPEELDPLEKGIAEMLITDLSKAKALRVIERARMQALLEEIVLGMTGLVDETTAPRLGRLLGVAKVVQGGFLGLEGEQLRIEAALVDTRSRTISGPRRISGSVQDFFRMEKALVFRILDQIGVPLSQEERDAILLIPTENMLAFLAYCKGLDYEDRGMCDAAREAYAQAAELDPRFKAANAAVAQVEAMQVGSQDIQELKKTLEPPPAVAEALKPSTLDRLQQTQQQLSAGFVPGVDARQPLQEQSQSSFGSGASIEVVVPIPK, encoded by the coding sequence GTGCGGAGAAGTCTTGTTCTGAGCTTTGCCTTGGGCCTGAGCCTGGTCCTCATGGGATGCGCTGCTTCCCACTACGGCCAGGCGAAGAGCGAGTTACGCCGCCAAAACTACGACGCTGCCCTCCTTCACTTAGCCATCGCCTTAGAGCAGCGACGCGCAGACCCACTTGTTCTCCGCGACACAGGGATTGCCCTCTATGGCAAGGAGGACTATGCCGCGGCGATCTCGGTGCTGAGGAGGGCGTTCCGGCTGGATTCCACCGACGCGCGCACGCTCTTTTACCTTGGCTCCGCGTACGAATTGACCGGCGACCTGGATGGGGCCATCGACATGTACCGGCGGTACACGCGCGTGGGCGGCATGAGCCAGATGAGGCGCGCCTTGGAAGGGCGACTGCAGGTGCTGCTGCGGCGGCGCTTGGCCGAGCAGGCGCGGCAGGCCTTGGCCAATGAGGCAGCCCTTGATACCGTGCGCATCCCGCACAATGCGGTGGCTGTGCTGAACTTCGCCCGGTTGGGCGGTCCCGAGGAGCTCGACCCGTTGGAGAAGGGCATAGCCGAGATGCTCATCACCGACCTGTCCAAGGCGAAGGCGCTGCGCGTCATCGAACGGGCCAGGATGCAGGCCTTGCTCGAGGAGATTGTCCTGGGCATGACTGGCCTGGTCGACGAAACCACTGCGCCGCGGCTGGGCCGCCTGCTGGGCGTGGCCAAAGTCGTGCAGGGCGGATTCTTGGGCCTCGAAGGGGAGCAGCTGCGCATCGAGGCAGCCCTGGTGGACACCAGGAGCCGCACCATCAGTGGCCCGCGCCGCATCAGCGGTTCTGTGCAGGACTTTTTCCGCATGGAGAAGGCGCTGGTCTTCCGCATCCTCGACCAAATCGGCGTGCCCTTGAGCCAGGAAGAGCGTGATGCGATCCTGCTCATCCCCACGGAGAACATGCTCGCCTTCTTGGCCTACTGCAAGGGCCTGGACTATGAAGATCGTGGCATGTGTGACGCTGCGCGGGAGGCCTACGCACAGGCAGCCGAACTTGACCCCAGGTTCAAGGCTGCCAACGCTGCGGTAGCCCAGGTGGAGGCGATGCAAGTGGGCAGCCAGGACATCCAGGAGCTGAAGAAGACCCTCGAGCCACCTCCGGCAGTGGCCGAGGCGCTCAAACCGTCGACTCTGGACCGGCTGCAGCAGACGCAGCAACAGCTCAGCGCCGGATTTGTGCCCGGTGTCGATGCGCGACAACCCCTGCAGGAGCAGAGCCAGTCGAGCTTTGGTTCTGGCGCCAGCATCGAAGTGGTGGTTCCTATTCCCAAGTGA
- the glnA gene encoding type I glutamate--ammonia ligase, which translates to MDRTQLLQRVEEEEVKFISLQFTDLLGVVKEVIIPARQLKEATEFGVWFDGSSVEGFARIQESDLFLRPDLSTYSLVPWLLENGRTARLICDIFGRDGNPYEGDPRHVLKKALADAQEMGFQFNVGPELEFYLFRRDKQDAQRPIDEGSYFDFSSHEGYFVMREILGALHSFGIPVEASHHEVGSGQYEIDFLYGNALETADRILTLKYTVKKIAQRYNLDATFMPKPLFGAPGNGMHTHQSLFDFKSGLNAFYHADDPYNLSPLAYHFMAGIIKHIRAMCAVLCPTVNSYKRLVSGYEAPVYVTWARINRSALIRVPKWFHDRKQSARIELRCPDPSCNPYLALAFMLEAGLDGIRNKWQPPEPVEENVYLFDEEGLKAKQIELLPSSLYEALQELQKDELSLKVLGQHLFERYLDIKSREWEDFRAQVTPWEVQKYLQLY; encoded by the coding sequence ATGGATAGAACACAGCTCCTGCAGCGCGTTGAGGAGGAGGAGGTAAAGTTCATCAGCCTGCAGTTTACTGACCTTCTCGGCGTAGTCAAGGAAGTCATCATCCCGGCGCGGCAGCTCAAAGAGGCTACCGAGTTCGGCGTGTGGTTTGATGGTTCGTCGGTGGAGGGTTTCGCCAGAATCCAGGAGAGCGACCTCTTCCTGCGGCCGGACCTTTCCACCTACTCCCTGGTGCCTTGGCTCCTGGAGAACGGCAGAACCGCTCGGCTGATCTGCGACATCTTCGGCCGGGACGGCAACCCGTACGAAGGAGACCCTCGCCACGTCCTGAAAAAGGCCCTGGCCGACGCCCAGGAGATGGGCTTCCAGTTCAATGTCGGCCCGGAGCTGGAGTTCTACCTCTTCCGCAGGGATAAGCAGGACGCACAGCGGCCCATCGACGAGGGGAGTTACTTTGACTTTTCCTCGCATGAGGGTTACTTCGTGATGCGCGAAATCCTCGGCGCGCTGCACAGCTTCGGCATCCCGGTGGAGGCCTCTCACCACGAGGTCGGGAGCGGGCAGTACGAGATAGACTTCCTCTACGGCAACGCCTTAGAGACGGCCGATCGCATCCTCACGTTAAAGTACACGGTGAAAAAGATCGCCCAGCGGTACAACCTGGACGCCACCTTCATGCCCAAGCCTCTGTTCGGCGCGCCAGGCAACGGCATGCACACGCACCAGAGCCTTTTTGACTTCAAGTCGGGCCTAAACGCCTTCTACCATGCGGACGACCCCTACAACCTGTCGCCGCTGGCCTATCACTTCATGGCGGGCATCATCAAGCACATCCGAGCGATGTGTGCGGTGCTGTGCCCGACGGTGAATTCCTACAAGCGCCTGGTGTCCGGTTACGAGGCGCCGGTCTACGTGACCTGGGCGCGGATCAATCGCTCGGCGCTGATTCGGGTGCCGAAATGGTTTCACGACCGCAAGCAGTCGGCGCGCATCGAGTTGCGCTGCCCTGACCCCAGTTGCAATCCCTATCTGGCCCTTGCCTTCATGCTCGAGGCCGGCCTGGATGGCATTCGCAACAAGTGGCAGCCCCCAGAGCCGGTGGAGGAGAATGTGTACCTCTTTGACGAAGAGGGCCTGAAGGCGAAGCAGATCGAGCTCCTGCCCAGTTCGCTGTACGAGGCGCTGCAGGAGTTGCAGAAAGACGAGCTCTCTCTGAAGGTTCTTGGGCAGCACCTCTTCGAGCGCTACTTGGATATCAAGTCCCGCGAATGGGAAGACTTCAGGGCGCAGGTGACCCCCTGGGAGGTGCAGAAGTACCTGCAGCTCTATTAG
- a CDS encoding LD-carboxypeptidase: MRPGDTVGLVCPASAPFGPLAIREGKMTMEKLGFKVKVGRNVGKKYGYLGGTDQERATDVQEMFDDPQVKAIIALRGGYGCLRILNHLDYEHIRTHPKILLGYSDITILLLAVHQMTGLVTFHGPVALSTFSPYTVDLLQRVLMKNEPLGEIGEAPGALPIGVSGLSGRASGPLIGGNLTLVAASLGTPYEVDTDGRLLFLEEVGEEPYAIDRHLTHLLLAGKLEGVVGIAIDRMQRCGPRDYQPAFATTLSVEEVVSDRLGHLGKPVGFGLSLGHAADKPTLPIGVMATLDARTGRLSLDEPAVS; the protein is encoded by the coding sequence TTGCGCCCTGGCGACACGGTGGGGCTGGTCTGTCCGGCCAGCGCACCGTTCGGGCCCTTGGCCATCCGCGAGGGGAAAATGACCATGGAGAAGCTTGGGTTCAAAGTGAAGGTCGGCAGGAATGTGGGCAAGAAGTACGGCTACCTGGGCGGCACCGACCAGGAGCGCGCCACCGACGTGCAGGAGATGTTCGACGACCCGCAGGTGAAGGCCATCATCGCCCTGCGCGGTGGCTATGGCTGCCTGCGCATCCTCAACCACCTGGACTATGAGCACATCCGGACACATCCGAAGATTTTGCTGGGCTACAGCGATATCACCATCCTGCTCCTGGCCGTGCACCAGATGACCGGCCTGGTGACGTTCCACGGCCCTGTGGCGCTGTCGACCTTTTCCCCGTACACGGTGGACTTGCTGCAGCGCGTGCTCATGAAGAATGAGCCGCTCGGCGAAATCGGCGAGGCACCAGGAGCGCTTCCCATTGGGGTGAGCGGCCTATCCGGCCGCGCCAGTGGCCCTCTCATCGGCGGCAACTTGACGCTTGTCGCCGCCTCGCTCGGCACGCCCTACGAGGTGGACACCGACGGTCGCCTGCTTTTTCTCGAAGAGGTGGGAGAGGAGCCGTACGCCATCGACCGACACCTGACGCATCTTCTGCTTGCGGGTAAATTGGAGGGTGTTGTGGGAATTGCCATTGACCGGATGCAGCGCTGCGGCCCGCGCGACTATCAGCCTGCCTTCGCCACGACGCTGAGTGTGGAGGAGGTGGTAAGCGACCGGCTGGGGCACCTTGGCAAGCCGGTGGGGTTTGGTCTGTCCCTTGGGCACGCGGCCGACAAGCCGACGTTGCCCATCGGCGTCATGGCCACGCTGGACGCTAGGACAGGGCGGCTTTCCCTCGACGAACCGGCGGTGAGCTGA
- a CDS encoding Ig-like domain-containing protein, producing the protein MRNRRLRGLCLVALLVVGGCARQGFPPGGPEDKTPPEVVATWPAGNAVQVPPSVRVSLTFSEKMQRQSVEQALFVVPKPAGTTSLRWRGRTLFISFSEALRLGRTYVVTVGTDARDLRNNRVSQAFSLAFSTGRTLDSCAVSGRVFGTGQLAGTAIWAFDLSAEACPDPSRTVPDYVTQCGATGEYLLRSMAPGAYRLFAVLDRDGNQRYDAEYDALGVPAGDVELSAEAPLFRGCDFRLAVRDTTPPRLESATASDARHVHVRFSEPMQSWPLTVPDNYLILSQDGGDSLRVMAAYVDTERPSFVHLATSLQRPASYRLTVRRACDANDLCLHEATIEFAGSGLADTVRPALVKSVPKDSARVVPCTLTLAFTFSEAMDTASVRTALTFTDSAGVLIPGRLQWPSAAQCEFVPQRPLAGRCRHRATLLGSLARDLSGLPLRLDTVRVTFWTMNCDTLSSIAGTVRDEDPTATGPVVIRASQVRPKGASHEVMLPEPGPYEIADLLPGVYLLEAYRDEDANGRYSLGSALPFRPAERFVVLADSVQVRSRWPNVGNDIVLPRWGAPRTSQLER; encoded by the coding sequence ATGCGCAATCGCCGCCTGCGTGGTCTCTGCCTCGTGGCCCTGCTCGTTGTGGGCGGGTGCGCGCGGCAGGGTTTTCCGCCGGGCGGACCCGAGGACAAGACCCCCCCGGAGGTGGTCGCCACTTGGCCGGCGGGCAACGCCGTGCAAGTTCCTCCCTCGGTGCGGGTCTCCCTCACCTTCAGCGAAAAGATGCAGCGCCAGTCGGTGGAGCAGGCGCTGTTTGTTGTACCTAAACCGGCGGGCACCACCTCGCTGCGCTGGCGCGGCCGCACCCTTTTCATCTCCTTCTCCGAGGCTCTGCGCCTCGGTCGCACCTATGTGGTGACGGTGGGCACCGACGCCCGCGACCTCCGCAACAACCGAGTCAGCCAGGCCTTCTCCTTGGCCTTTTCCACGGGTCGCACACTGGACAGTTGCGCCGTGAGCGGTCGAGTGTTTGGCACCGGCCAACTGGCCGGCACGGCCATCTGGGCCTTCGACTTGTCCGCGGAGGCCTGCCCGGACCCGTCCAGGACCGTCCCGGACTATGTGACGCAGTGCGGGGCCACCGGCGAATACCTGCTACGCTCCATGGCACCTGGTGCCTACCGGCTGTTCGCGGTGCTGGACCGCGATGGCAACCAGCGCTATGACGCCGAGTACGATGCCTTGGGCGTTCCTGCCGGCGACGTCGAGCTGAGCGCCGAGGCCCCCTTGTTCCGGGGCTGCGACTTCCGCCTGGCGGTGCGGGATACCACTCCCCCGCGCCTGGAGTCAGCGACTGCCTCGGACGCGCGGCATGTGCACGTGCGCTTCAGCGAACCGATGCAGAGCTGGCCGCTCACCGTGCCCGACAACTATCTCATCCTATCGCAGGACGGCGGCGACTCGCTGCGGGTAATGGCCGCCTATGTGGACACGGAGCGGCCCAGCTTTGTGCACCTTGCAACCTCCCTGCAAAGGCCCGCATCCTACCGCCTCACCGTGCGCAGGGCGTGCGATGCCAATGACCTCTGCCTGCACGAAGCCACCATCGAGTTTGCGGGCAGCGGGCTTGCCGACACCGTGCGGCCTGCGCTGGTAAAGTCGGTCCCCAAAGACAGCGCCCGCGTCGTGCCATGCACCCTCACTTTGGCCTTCACTTTCAGCGAGGCCATGGACACCGCCTCCGTGCGCACGGCATTGACGTTCACGGACAGCGCCGGCGTGCTGATACCGGGCCGCCTGCAGTGGCCTTCCGCGGCGCAGTGCGAGTTTGTGCCACAGCGTCCCCTGGCCGGACGCTGCCGCCACCGAGCGACGCTGCTCGGCTCGCTGGCTCGCGACCTTTCCGGGCTGCCACTCCGCCTGGACACGGTGCGCGTCACCTTCTGGACGATGAACTGCGACACGCTCTCGTCGATTGCTGGCACGGTGCGGGACGAAGATCCTACTGCCACCGGGCCGGTGGTCATCCGCGCCAGCCAGGTACGGCCCAAGGGCGCAAGCCACGAGGTGATGCTCCCCGAACCCGGCCCCTACGAAATCGCCGACTTGCTGCCCGGAGTCTACCTCCTGGAGGCCTACCGTGACGAGGACGCCAACGGTCGCTACTCGCTAGGTTCGGCCTTGCCGTTCAGGCCAGCAGAGCGCTTTGTGGTGCTTGCCGACTCTGTGCAAGTGCGCTCCCGCTGGCCCAATGTGGGGAACGACATTGTCTTGCCGCGCTGGGGTGCACCAAGGACTTCCCAACTAGAGAGGTGA
- the lysA gene encoding diaminopimelate decarboxylase: protein MQPTIPFSFRDDQLCCEGVSVAALAETYGTPLYVYSKNGVLSAYQAIDRAFADIAHAVCYALKANANPHLLWLLAAAGAGADVVSGGELRLAEQAGFAAKRTVFAGVGKTNEEIKQAIDAGIAALNIESRQELEVTAALATALGKRAPIAIRINPDVDIEGHPYLTTGRTINKFGIPLDDARDCCLWAARQPSLELVGVHAHVGSMIKKTLPFRRNAEALANFVSELQRLGIDVQHIDIGGGIGVDYARVLAEQGAPLYIDPEELAKEVVPIIKATGCELFLEPGRAIVGPHGILVTRVVFTKESRGKRFVVVDAAMNDLIRPALYGAHHEVLKLYRSDGQASPADVVGPVCESGDFFAKDRLMPPVQRGDFLAIMTAGAYGYVLASTYNQRMKPAEVLVDGTSHQVIRERSW from the coding sequence ATGCAGCCGACCATCCCGTTTTCGTTTCGCGATGACCAGCTTTGCTGCGAAGGGGTAAGTGTTGCCGCGCTTGCCGAAACCTACGGCACGCCGCTGTACGTGTACAGCAAGAACGGCGTGCTCAGCGCCTACCAGGCCATTGACCGGGCATTTGCGGACATTGCCCACGCGGTCTGTTATGCCCTGAAGGCCAACGCCAATCCCCATCTGCTGTGGCTGTTGGCTGCAGCGGGTGCAGGCGCAGACGTCGTCTCCGGCGGGGAGCTCCGCCTTGCGGAGCAGGCCGGCTTTGCTGCAAAGAGGACAGTCTTTGCGGGCGTCGGCAAGACCAATGAGGAAATCAAGCAGGCTATCGACGCAGGGATCGCGGCGCTGAACATCGAATCGCGGCAGGAGTTGGAGGTGACTGCGGCCCTGGCTACCGCTCTGGGGAAGAGAGCGCCGATTGCCATTCGCATCAACCCTGACGTGGATATCGAGGGGCATCCCTACCTGACCACCGGCCGAACGATCAACAAGTTTGGCATCCCTTTGGACGACGCGCGCGACTGCTGCCTCTGGGCCGCGCGGCAGCCGAGCTTGGAACTGGTCGGTGTGCACGCGCACGTGGGCTCGATGATCAAGAAGACGCTCCCCTTCCGTAGGAACGCCGAGGCATTAGCCAACTTCGTCAGTGAGCTGCAACGCCTCGGCATCGATGTGCAGCACATCGACATTGGCGGGGGAATTGGCGTGGACTATGCGCGGGTGCTCGCCGAGCAAGGCGCCCCGCTGTACATCGATCCGGAGGAGCTGGCCAAGGAGGTAGTGCCCATCATCAAGGCGACCGGTTGCGAGCTCTTCCTCGAGCCAGGGCGGGCAATTGTGGGCCCACACGGCATCTTGGTGACGCGGGTGGTCTTCACCAAGGAAAGTCGCGGCAAGCGCTTTGTGGTCGTGGATGCGGCGATGAACGACCTGATCCGCCCGGCGCTCTATGGGGCGCACCACGAGGTGCTGAAGCTCTACCGCAGCGATGGCCAGGCCAGCCCGGCCGATGTGGTGGGCCCGGTATGCGAATCCGGGGACTTTTTTGCCAAGGACCGGCTAATGCCGCCGGTGCAACGTGGCGACTTTTTGGCCATCATGACTGCCGGCGCCTATGGCTACGTGTTGGCAAGCACCTACAACCAGCGGATGAAACCCGCCGAGGTGCTGGTGGACGGCACCTCGCACCAGGTCATCCGGGAAAGAAGCTGGTGA
- the dapF gene encoding diaminopimelate epimerase gives MRLRFVKMSATGNDFAVFDNRQGYLDLRRHRAWLSWFCQRRTGVGADGVILVQDSGAADFGYVHINADGSIAEMCGNGSRAVAFFAHQEGIAGSPMRFEIGGRIYAAWVEGKTATIQFVPPSSPRLEPGVAKEPFLQEGGFIDTGVPHYVLFVEAVEGIDVLSLGRKYRHHPAFAPRGSNVDFVQVVDEHQLRMRTYERGVEDETLACGTGAVASAIIAHLRRGCQSPVEVLAPGGLLQVTLDRDFRHITLSGEVDPVFEGHIDAPA, from the coding sequence ATGCGCCTGCGCTTCGTGAAGATGTCAGCCACCGGGAACGATTTTGCCGTGTTCGACAATCGGCAGGGATACTTGGACCTTCGCCGTCACCGCGCATGGTTGAGCTGGTTCTGCCAGCGCCGCACTGGCGTGGGCGCCGACGGGGTGATCTTGGTGCAGGATAGCGGCGCGGCGGATTTTGGCTACGTGCACATCAATGCCGACGGCAGCATTGCGGAGATGTGCGGCAACGGCTCGCGGGCCGTGGCCTTCTTTGCCCACCAGGAAGGGATCGCCGGCTCGCCCATGCGCTTTGAGATTGGCGGCCGCATCTACGCGGCATGGGTCGAAGGGAAGACGGCGACCATCCAGTTCGTGCCACCTTCTTCGCCACGCCTTGAGCCGGGCGTCGCCAAGGAGCCCTTCCTGCAGGAGGGAGGATTCATCGATACAGGCGTGCCGCACTACGTGCTCTTCGTGGAGGCCGTGGAGGGCATCGACGTCTTGAGCCTTGGCCGCAAGTACCGGCACCATCCCGCATTCGCGCCGCGCGGCAGCAACGTCGATTTCGTGCAGGTGGTTGACGAGCACCAGCTGCGCATGCGCACGTACGAGCGCGGCGTCGAGGACGAGACGCTGGCGTGCGGCACGGGCGCAGTGGCCTCCGCCATCATCGCGCATCTGCGGCGCGGCTGCCAGTCCCCCGTTGAAGTACTGGCTCCCGGAGGCCTGCTCCAGGTGACTCTTGACCGGGATTTCCGCCATATCACGCTTTCTGGAGAAGTGGACCCTGTCTTTGAGGGCCATATTGATGCGCCGGCGTAG